The genomic stretch AGGCGACCAGACAGCTAATATATAACTTTGGGTTTATTGCACATGTATAAGctgtattaataataaagagTAGTTAACTGCTTAATCCACATAGTGCCCTACCTTAGGGCCCCTTTACAGATGATAAAAGGGTTGTATAGCAAAGAGTGATGTGCAAATAAACCTACACGATAATGTTTATTGTATAAAAAGTGAAACTAGCGTAATATGTTTATGccaaaaatgtatataaaatatagatTAAGAGGGAAAggcatttttattcattttgcattACTCCTAAGCTGTGAAAGAACAAGCACATATTCAACatgtaaatattaacatTGTGATCATAACTCGGATGAGAAAATTTCTTATCATAAAGTGCAATTAATTGTTCACACAACGTACGACAAGATAGTCGTGTTATATTCccataaaattatgtaaaaaataaaatagtttaTGACATAAactgtataaaaatataaatattagaTGTAGAAGAATTACCCCTTCTTGTTTCTTATGTTTCTGAAATGGAATAGCAGTATTTAGTGATACGTTTGGCTTATTAGTTTAAAACAGGGAAATATAATATCACCTGATATGTAAAAACGGTGAAGTAACAGTGTTTCTTTCACTAATTTCGTTTACACAAATggacaataaaataaatgctaTAAAAATGGTATCGTAATGGAACATACATTACatcaattcttttttacatgAATTTGAAATAAGAGTtctacaaaatggaaatagCAAGAAAATTTCACATTCCCTCTTTTATTAATTCGAAAAATTGAGCTTAACCTATATTTTGAGAAAGCACATCCAATGTAAGTTTTactattaaataattttttttataattcttttaacaAGGTTTGTGCTgaaaatgtatacaataCACTGTATTGTAATTTTAATGCTTACTAAGAAAATTTTGTGTTTGtattaagaaataaattacgtgggtcaattttgttaattatacATGTTGATGTTTCTTCTAACAATAGAACTACAGTTCAAACTATTTTGTagtaaagaatattttttattacaaggAAATACGGCTTACTTATCGCATGTTATAATTGCCAATTTGAAATACCTCTAACACATTTATTCAAACTGAGAAAAAATTCAACGCTAGTATAAAGTGATGTGGTAAAATTCGATGAAACGTTTATTAGTTAGAAAAGCAAGAAAGTTGAATGATTAAAATGGCAATCATTCTtgagtataaaaataaagatatagATAAAGAAACATAATTGCTGTTTTTGCAAGGGTCATTATTTATAGAGAATAATAGTaattagcaaaatggaattaCCAAGTAAATAGCTTTAAcacaataaaattttacacgAAGGGAAGTGTgatttaatttgttattatatgtattatgtgTTATATTACATAGTACATTTCATAATTCAAATTAAGAACAGTTTTTAATTTAGCGCAAaataatgtttattttattccctACTTTAATTgtactttttcaatttttagaAGTACAGTGTTTATTTAATACTACAAAGTGTGTAAAATACACTCAATAAGAACACACGTTTATtcagttttaaaaatatgtagaaCGTTACACATGAGATACAAGTATGTGATGtgtctttatttattttcttggaaatatatgtatatatacaattttcttcatttcaccttatatttcaaaatataatgGTTACTGcatctgaaaaaaaatgggtataCTTGAATTTTCCATATAAGTCATTATTTATAACTTATTTGAATTCTTGTATGGcctaaataataataaaaaaaattatcaaaatatgAGCTTAAATGTGTAGCTAATTGATTTATTCTATTTAAAATTCAGGAAAGCGTATTAAAGGAACTTCCTTCAAGTAAGATATATGCTAAATTTGATGATGATGGGGTCAGTAATTACACTTGTAGTCATTGTAACGTAGGTGATGCATTtaagaataaatatgttGGGCTTGAAgacttttgtaaaaaatttgagaaGAGCTTAAAACATATATCTAAACCCAGAGTAACTATTGAAGCTGGGAGTGGTACTGCAGCTGGAAGTGGTGCTGCATCTGAGAGTGGTGCTGCAGCTGTGAGTGCTACTATGTCTGGGAAAGTTAATAAACCTGCAGGAAAGGATAAAACTGAAGAAATTGGTAATTTTAAGGATAATTGTTTGTTTCTGAAATATTGGGTATTTGATGAAATaagtaaaatgaataatGATGACTTGACGAATTTAAATATCATTCCCGTAATAGATAAACTAAATTATATACAATAccatttgaataaaaaatctgaaataaacatttgtcataataattattatgaatatataaattattcgaaagaagaaaaaatgctatacgaatattttaaagattttgatgctatagaaaaatatattaattctgtaaataatgaagaaagcAAATTTATTACttacattaataatattaaaggaatttacaagaaaaaaaaagacaaggAACATTGTTGTGATAAAAACTATGATCTTTGTTATAGTTATTTCCAATGTCATCCAAAATATGATCCCAGTAACCTTTTACTTTTATTGGATAAAGTTAAAAAGCTTACTCAAAAAGCATCAGATGAAAGTGGACAAACTAGTGATACGGAACAAAACGCTAATCCACTCACCACAAAATATAGAACTACAATTCACAACGTTAAatgtttaataaattatggtGCCAGGAATGATGGTTATGCATTTTTATCATGCTATAATATAGGAAAAGGGTATCCAAATGTTGAACATATATTTACACCtacagaagaagaaaaaaaaaaggcttctGAAGAACTTGGAAAAGATCCTAAAGTCAGTGAAGATAATGAACAAGCAAGATCTGAGCTTTTAGCTCAGGATGATTCCAAATTACAATCTGCAGCATCAGATAAGGGTGGAAGAGTTGCTAAGAGTACAACACCAAAAATAGGAATACCAGAGTCATTAAAGGGTTACACTTTTTTAGGTGAATACGTGAGAAGGGAAGCAAAGGAGAATTATGGAAAATATCAGTTAGGTCGCAGAATAGCACAGTTATTTTCAGGAATAGGAAATACGAATAATGCGGGAAACACTGAAATTAAAGTAAATTGTTCGAATTCAAGAATCGAGGAAGGGAAACTAATATGTGTTAACTTACAAGATGGGAAGGAAGAATATGTATACGAGAAAGGAATAATAACAGGAAGTAATTCAAGTTCAGCAGCTTTTAGTACAGGTATGTATAATCAGGAATTCCAATCTAATTTATTGGACACAAATTATTTTCGTATTGGCAGCGTAGCAACTTTGTTGTTAGgattttcttttgtttttttcctttattttaaGGTATATACTAATtacatttcaaaatataagcACATCTTATTtggcatatgtatatttataatgaattatCCGCACGATgtgttacatatatattattttttttttatataactatTAGTTTTCTCCATTAGGAACATGGTTTCGTAATAGGTTTTcaagaaagagaaaatttaGGCGAGAAATTCCGGAAGAATATATTAGGGATATGCCACCAAGTAATCCTTCAAGGCCACAGAAAAAAGTTCCCCCACAAAGGAAAGTGCGCATAGCATATCATGCCTTATAAGATTCCTTTATTAATGGCATAAGTGGTGTAAGCTGACGTAGGACAATTGTGTTATGAAATTTGCGTACTGCTTCTCATCACTAATTGTAATTAATCATTtcaagaagaaataaaaaaaataataaagtgtATAAAGTtgtgaaatatatatgtttttttaatgcacatcttttttttgtcaatgttgtttgtttttttttgtaaatatactGTAATACttacaatttaaatttccttttttgtgcacccataagtttattatttttgtaacaCCTTTCTTTTTGCGTTACTTTAAGGAGAATAAACACAATTTTATACTGTGTGTAAAGATAACATTTGATTCTGACGTTTGTtaaatttcttataatttGGAAATATAACAATCCGTAAGAATGTAtgaattatacatttttcttttttacactAAACGTATCAAATGGCATATTTACgtcattatattatttgtaaaacGTGGGTAATAAAACAAAGCATagcaataattatatatatatgtataaaatgaCGGGTTATCTATGAGTTATAATCATAGGAAGAAATAGTTTAATCCCTGAACcctgattttattttaaagtgtTTTTCACATATGGGatatccttttttacattaaagtAGCTGAAAATACACacgaaaaaaggataaatgtGAAATATGTAATAGTGACCATTTAAGAAGAGTAGAAATTAaacttattaaaaattagcaaGAATCGATGGAATTTATCATATACACGacatggtaaaaaaataagtacatcAGAATTATGAATTagaatattaatatgtaGCACTTTCACTAATATGGTACATTATCGTATTACTCTATATGataccttttcttttatcattttattttatatttactgCGCGTatctatattttaaattaaacaaaaaaaagagaatgaACTAAAAACaacacttttatttttgaaaaatcctTTTTTGAGATAAAAATTGCAAGTTTCTTTGGTGCAATAGtgcatttaaaatatgaagatgTTGTCACATGTTAATCCTTTAACTATGTacaatttatgtatatttaaaacGTTATGTTTTATGTAGTAACGAAAATAAagacaaatataaataaggTTTAACAACGTTAAAAAGCTTATTCGTTAtagatattattaatatatgaatcatacaaatgaaaaactattaaatgattatatCTATTAAGAGTAATGTATGCCGCaaagaattaataaattatttattttagaagaaataaaaacaaaaaaaaaggtgaagtaatcaaaattaattattatttttaaggcACAAAGtgacatgaaaaaaaaaattatgagacaaaatgtcatttttgcgTTATTTCAATTGTATAATCCGTTTAATATAATGCCTTTCTGTGTAATCCTACAAAGGGAGTATCATTTTAGAGCAACGAGGCATGTTTAATTATTAcaagctgtttttttttacacaaaagtTAATACACATTCGTGTGTATATTTGTGGTACacttatcatttttcttataatcaataatattttatctctactaaaaataattctaatTATGGTGTTTGTGCACAAGGATGGTAAAAtgctttataatattatatgtggTTCATTAACCACCTATTTATATTAACTATTGTATACActgcaaatttttatctGTTTCTATTGCGTAATTTATATGTTCTCTTTTTTAGGCTTCATTTTCAGCTGCAAAAAGGATCACTTTATAagtccttcatttttgccgAACTGTTTGTGGAGATTTGATtgcctttaattttttaccatttttcaAGTTTCTATATCTATTTAAATAGTATGTACTATCAAATTTTACATTGACAAATTTGTACCgttttgatttattttttatatcttccCTATTTCACAAGGAAGTTATGCTCTGTTTTGCCAAATAGAATGAATCACGTTATGCCAGCAACACAGTTTTTCAAATCAGGTGAAAAAGGCTCAAACCGGAGAGTAGGCTATACGAACTTTTTCACCTTGCTCAACCTTATCAGGATGCTctgaattatttaaaagtGGTTCGTTGTTTTCTTCACTAAAATCATTCATGATTTTATATTCGCGTTGCGTTCGTTTTCTAGAACGTGATCCCCAAGGAGTGAGCtaatataaaaggaaaatgtataaaaagcgtgaatgattattttattaatatttacttTAAGTTATAGTGTATTATAAATTGTATGGTAAAAAATTCGTGAGTAGCTCAATTGTATATTAActttaaaaaggtgaaatgATACAATggatattattattaatgatGAAACATATGTGACAATATGAGAAGGTGAAGTGTTCAACTTAAATTCCCCAGATTTATCATAATGTCCTACGAATTTCCAAAAAGCATTAGATTCTTCagcttttttcccttgtaCGTCTTCGTCATGTCTTCGATCAGAATGAGCTGCTTTAGAGCCTTTTACTTTTAGAGTGTCTTTGTTTTTCAGCAGTTCAACTAGGTCAAAATTGACCCTACAACTTTCCCTCTTTCTATAAGCACTTGAACATTCTATTATCTTTTGTTTCACGAAATCCTTGTCAATATCAGAATACGATATAAACTTTTTATCAATGTAGTTATGATAATCTTCGCAgaaagaatattttatttcacttcttacattaatatattcataGTCTTCGCagtattcataaaatttctGTTTCAATTCCCATTTATCAccaaaatttgtaaaaatttcaaGTTGACATATGTTATCAtctttatatttcttatctTTTATTGCATGGCTCCACATAAGCTGGAGTTTAGAATAAGCATCATGGCATTTCGTATAATGACCaccaaatattttttgcaattcttgGTAGATCCAGTAACTCAAAAGTTTACAACGATTACAAGTaatattttgattattttctAATGGAGgattattttctaaaaattttacaagcATTCCACAAAGTTGAGTAACCTTATCGCCCTCTTCATAATCCTTACCTAAAATGGATCTATAAGTACCGCATTTTTCTGCTGATAATGTGTTATACTCCAactgtttataaaaaatttttgatgGCAATTTGGTGTAAGAACAAATGCCCTGAAAATAGGAAATAAAAggtaatgttataaaaacttaaacacatttattattaagaaaattttttattattcttcatGGAAAATAGGATATTCACATAATGTTCAAAGAGCGATGATTACTGATAGAAACCCCCCCCCGAGTCATTTCTTCTATGGTTATATATTTGATTTGattgaaaattatttgaaatgGCTACAATTACTAAGTactatttaatataaattatttttatatcaaatgttttatttagGTTGTAAgttttgtataataaatgtaaaaaggtaTAAATGAATTGATTAATTAATCGATAAATCgatcaaatatattatgcgGAATTCAAATTAATTGAATATTGCACATTTAGTTGGTATTATTCAAAGTAAAAACGAGTTTTATTGGGAAAAGAACATTAGAACAAAAGATAAACGTGcaaatgtacacacacatgtgaggGAAAACATGGAACTTTACGATTGAAAGTAAAATTTAACAGATtgattaatatatacaaaattaatttcaaattaatatatttatgtatatataaatttgtgtTAAAAGGTTGGGATGATAAATGAGTTAAGGCATAAAATTTGTGCgttttatattatacttacgtgaataaaaatgattcaACTCGTCAGAATGAATTGATAGCAGAACACAAttggaaaagtaaaaatatttcggaaaaaaaaaatgttttattttaacattgaTTCGAATTAAACCATAAAGTGATATATCATcaaaaatggttaaaaatgaaacagcTCGTTACACCGAAtggtgtatatttttttaaataacatattGCATTGGACATGTAATAAagaatttttccttctcagTTATTGGTAATTAggtaaaaggtaaaaatattagaataaaagtttttttttaagggtATCAGTTTGATCGTTATACGTGTgctattaattttttttagagtacaattaaaaataaaattttctgaTACATTGCATGTTCGTTTTTAACGAATAAATTAACAcatttcacaaaaatttaGATCATCAGATCTGACTGCGTTTTGTCtgattcacattttttaaattatgttatatgcataaatacaTCGGTATATGGATTAGTTCTCTGACTCGTAAGCAGtgcgtttttataaatgcgTAATTTTACTCTGGATAGTGTACTGTTCCGCGAATCGGTGCACTATGAAGAGATAATTTCCAGTGAACTGTTAATAAATGTGCAATTAATCATATACACCCAAGACAACATTACAATTTGTTTAATTCTAATATTTGCAGTGCCACGGAAAAACTTACATAGCTAATGATGCAACACGTTTTACCATATATATTTCACATTGGCATATTTGCTATTCATagtgcaataaaaaaaatatatatttttttcttctttcatgtgtaaaattaaataagtgttcattaaaaattagaggtaattatttttattatttgttcATCATAATATTATCCATTCTATTAGgcgcattattttttttgtgtagaAAAGTGTTAAATGAATACTTATCAGATATATGAGCCATTCGGCAAAATACGAACATTATAAaccattaaaattttatgttctaTTTTAacactatatttttttttctcatgtGAAAATCGGAAAATTTAATTAGACAAACATTTTATTCTACATGGACAGTATACGCGAAATATCTGTAAGAATTAATAGATTATGCAAATGTTGTCTATTATTAAACTTAGAGTAACATCCAAAAGAATGTGTAAAAAGTGAAAGGTTTAGAATAACACTATGCACGAAAATTGCATATATACTACTAATGAAGCATGACGAAACGAAGCTGCTCAAGATTAAAATGTCAAAAGGTATTGTTTAGCTTATTTATGATTTTGATAGCTTCTAAACTTTACTGAaagtgtatattattataaattgtaattaaagtggcaatttttaataaaaaggtaaaagattcatatatttgtgtGAGACTGGACTATTACTGTTCAATAGAACATAACCATTTTTGTTACACAGAAACTTATAATGCATTATTACgccttattatttttacaactcATAATTAGaactaataaaaatagcagGTGTATTGATGCTTTATgcgcaattaaaaaaaaattgcccttATAACATTtggtaaaaatgtataatttgtCTATGTTTTAGCTGATATTCTACAAAATTTCCCTTTCGTGTAATATTAGTAAACAGATAAAACAGCATATTATACCATTTAGTCCCTCCTTTATACACCTAAAGAAGGAGCACATAAtccttttaaataaatatataataacagtGACCATAACTTGTTTTTATAGCATGTTGATTGATAATGATTCGATCGCAGCCCATATtaatttgaacaaaaaataaggggGTTACTACGGTGCTGCACTTGTAAAGATGCTTAATGCTCGAGAGGGTTCAATCATTATAGTAACACACAAAATGTTATTTGGACGAATAATTCAGTATATACCAATTTTGTATGtgtaaaatgtaattatttaatatcgTTCACATTGTGTGgaacaaaaattaatgcTACACGTGAAATTAATAATTGAGAAGTACGACAAAGTagctttttataattaccgCATTGCACgtgaaatataaaacaaaatttataagaatgttatgataaagaaaaatgtattGTTATCCCTGCGTTTTTAAATACATACCTAACACAAATTAAAACGTATAAACATATTCACCCTTTTAGAAGGCCATATATgctattttcataaaatgtattattttcttgAAGTAATTATCCTTTTCAGTTATCTATAACAATTTAGTAAACTTAAGGGGAAAATAGTTCATTATAGTAGATATTAAAGCTTTTAAAATGtggcaaattaaaaatccTTGTTTCAGCtgtttatatgaaaaaaataatagtgCATAGCACTATAATCATGAAGAACACCTACTCTTTTagcaataaaaatgaaattaataaaattatgctataataaatattttttgcatttcccgAAAGAACATATTTACACCTATTTTGTGTTTATTAATAGGAAGGATTTTACCTACATGTGCTTAAGTTTCAAACGGTGATACTCACTTATTTAGTGGtgatagaaaatattttatcacaTAATTCTTATATGGAAATACGCAGCATATGTAAAACATTATTGAAATTGAATTTTACTTGAGagttattaataaatagaTGTACATACCCTTATTATAATCAGATATAATTAAGCATAAAACTTTATTATACAAGAACAACATATTTTGTTGGTTCAACTCTTCAAATCAGATTTACTTTTGTGttctttaaataaaaagtttcaTCATtctatattacatattattaGCATAGTAGTTGCGATTTACTTGTGTAacttaatattttatcaGATAGCATTTTAGaaagtaataaaatattttatttgtagctttgtatttttattttttttcttctttaaaaatatttgttttatgcCTTATTAGTTGTCCTATAACAGTTTAATCCTGGACAACAATCTAACAGCATGCTTTTCTTACAAATGCTTATTTTTATGTCTAAAATTAATGTAATGTTATACATGACATGGAAAAATATCAAATgtgttaacatttttgtggTTGATAATTAAATGCTtgccctttttatttctcgaATTAATgcccacaaaaaaaatggtggaCTTCAGTGATACAGAGCTGGTATATACtcactttttgttttaaacattattattataatcatCATCGCGTcgtttaaatattataaccTTCTAAAAGCACTATGAAAATTTACcattcaaaataaataatttgctttttatataattcattatGTTCCATATTTTTAGGAAGCTGTTATAAAAACTTTACCTTCGCATGGTCTTTATGAAAGTTTTGATAAAGATGCAAATGACAGTGAATATAGTGGTGAATGTAACAagttaagcaaaaaagaTGATGAGATTAAACATCTTTGCTCGAAATTCTTAAGAAATTtgaaagatttaaaaaatgaaaaagcaaCATATGATGATAAGCATCGTTATTTAACATTCTGGATATATgacaaattatataaaatgtttgGTTCATCGGAACACATGCACGAAAAACAGTTTATTGAAATACTCCATGTAGGGAATGATTATTACAAAAGATTAAGTAAACAATTATATTTGAACGATTATGAACACGATTTTAATAGGATTAGAGAGATGAAACATTTACacgattattttaaaaattgtgaaaagaTTATTAATTGTAAAACACCTCCAGGAGAATGCAACAAGTACATTAAATACGTTAGTTATATTAAGGAATTGTATGAAAAACATTATAGAGACTGCtgctttttatataattgtatTGATGAATATTTTGATTGTGATAGCAAGTACAATCCAACTACAGTCCTTTCTGTATTAAGAGGCAATGCTGTCATATCACAtgatggaaaagaaaatggtCAGATTGTAAAAGATGGACAACAAAACACTATAGACATTTCCAAGTTAAAGACTAAGATGAATATTGCTTACCTGAAGTGTTTTAGTtcttataatgaaaaa from Plasmodium vivax scf_7132 genomic scaffold, whole genome shotgun sequence encodes the following:
- a CDS encoding variable surface protein Vir12-like (encoded by transcript PVX_104190A); this encodes MVDFSDTELEAVIKTLPSHGLYESFDKDANDSEYSGECNKLSKKDDEIKHLCSKFLRNLKDLKNEKATYDDKHRYLTFWIYDKLYKMFGSSEHMHEKQFIEILHVGNDYYKRLSKQLYLNDYEHDFNRIREMKHLHDYFKNCEKIINCKTPPGECNKYIKYVSYIKELYEKHYRDCCFLYNCIDEYFDCDSKYNPTTVLSVLRGNAVISHDGKENGQIVKDGQQNTIDISKLKTKMNIAYLKCFSSYNEKINEKETDSKFAQCIYVNPKHAVPSKKEVIVYTKYGKKYNPEVPIKVVWTLPKALIDQNETSQDSQEVVSETVAEENDVEAASMSDIPVLWGGGTNLLKDKKFRTSVATALAVFAMILFYLYYKYTPFGNWISRGGPRKKKNNYPSYEHPREDLLDSHPEPMLQNMNKKRIRLAYQA
- a CDS encoding variable surface protein Vir12, putative (encoded by transcript PVX_104180A) — translated: MLNLMMMGATMSGKVNKPAGKDKTEEIGNFKDNCLFLKYWVFDEISKMNNDDLTNLNIIPVIDKLNYIQYHLNKKSEINICHNNYYEYINYSKEEKMLYEYFKDFDAIEKYINSVNNEESKFITYINNIKGIYKKKKDKEHCCDKNYDLCYSYFQCHPKYDPSNLLLLLDKVKKLTQKASDESGQTSDTEQNANPLTTKYRTTIHNVKCLINYGARNDGYAFLSCYNIGKGYPNVEHIFTPTEEEKKKASEELGKDPKVSEDNEQARSELLAQDDSKLQSAASDKGGRVAKSTTPKIGIPESLKGYTFLGEYVRREAKENYGKYQLGRRIAQLFSGIGNTNNAGNTEIKVNCSNSRIEEGKLICVNLQDGKEEYVYEKGIITGSIY
- a CDS encoding variable surface protein Vir16-related (encoded by transcript PVX_104185A); translated protein: MLVKFLENNPPLENNQNITCNRCKLLSYWIYQELQKIFGGHYTKCHDAYSKLQLMWSHAIKDKKYKDDNICQLEIFTNFGDKWELKQKFYEYCEDYEYINVRSEIKYSFCEDYHNYIDKKFISYSDIDKDFVKQKIIECSSAYRKRESCRVNFDLVELLKNKDTLKVKGSKAAHSDRRHDEDVQGKKAEESNAFWKFVGHYDKSGEFKLNTSPSHIVTYVSSLIIISIVSFHLFKLTPWGSRSRKRTQREYKIMNDFSEENNEPLLNNSEHPDKVEQGEKVRIAYSPV